The Roseofilum capinflatum BLCC-M114 genome contains a region encoding:
- a CDS encoding DUF565 domain-containing protein, with translation MSREVARVLRNPWRRLSLLTISFLFGFFLGTALSTIAGQRAEQDILVAAILVILIEVLNRLIYGSKLWSQDHLWRDVINGLKIGLVYSLFVEAFKLGS, from the coding sequence TTGAGTCGGGAAGTCGCTAGGGTATTACGCAATCCTTGGCGGCGCTTATCTTTGCTGACCATTAGTTTTTTATTCGGTTTTTTCCTCGGTACAGCCCTCTCCACGATCGCCGGTCAACGGGCAGAACAGGATATCCTGGTGGCAGCGATTTTAGTGATTTTGATTGAAGTCTTAAATCGCCTTATTTATGGCTCTAAGCTCTGGAGTCAAGATCACCTCTGGCGAGATGTCATCAATGGCTTGAAAATTGGCTTAGTGTATAGTTTATTTGTTGAAGCCTTTAAGTTAGGCTCTTGA
- a CDS encoding DUF6737 family protein — MSEPLPSKPVSVWHYKPWWCQPWSIILTGVTAIALSWLIFHRWWFSLIVSLPILAWMGYFILIWPKLIQQSGLLPLDPPVDQSQT; from the coding sequence ATGTCTGAACCCCTGCCCTCAAAACCCGTGAGCGTTTGGCACTATAAACCCTGGTGGTGTCAACCCTGGTCTATCATTTTAACCGGAGTTACGGCGATCGCCCTGAGTTGGCTTATTTTCCATCGCTGGTGGTTTTCCCTGATTGTCTCCCTACCCATACTCGCTTGGATGGGCTATTTTATCCTCATTTGGCCCAAACTCATCCAACAGAGCGGGCTATTACCCCTCGATCCCCCTGTGGATCAATCTCAAACTTAG
- a CDS encoding ROK family protein, with protein MAKSKSTDRTLAIDIGGSGIKAMVLDRKGHPMGDRLRVQTPKPPKPASVLGAIAALAEQAGAFDRVSVGFPGVVRHGIVYTAANLHSDWVEFDLASTLSESLGKPVRVANDADIQGFGAISGEGVEVVITLGTGFGTALFVDGKLVPNLEGGHHPFRKKQTYEQQLGRAALEKIGTKKWNKRLKKAIAKLEHLFNYDHLYLGGGEAKKVDLKLPKNVSIVANINGLLGGIALWKSS; from the coding sequence ATGGCAAAATCGAAATCAACGGATCGTACTTTAGCCATTGATATTGGCGGCAGTGGGATTAAGGCAATGGTTTTGGATCGTAAAGGTCATCCTATGGGCGATCGCCTGCGGGTGCAGACTCCTAAACCCCCTAAACCCGCATCCGTATTGGGGGCGATCGCCGCTTTAGCTGAACAAGCAGGAGCCTTCGATCGGGTCTCTGTGGGCTTTCCCGGAGTTGTTCGCCACGGTATTGTTTATACTGCGGCTAACCTACATTCTGATTGGGTCGAATTTGACCTTGCTTCTACCCTCTCAGAATCTCTCGGTAAACCGGTACGGGTGGCTAATGATGCCGATATTCAAGGCTTTGGAGCCATTTCCGGTGAAGGGGTAGAAGTGGTGATCACCCTGGGAACCGGCTTTGGAACGGCCTTATTTGTGGATGGAAAACTGGTTCCTAACCTAGAAGGGGGCCATCATCCTTTCCGTAAAAAACAAACCTACGAGCAACAATTGGGACGAGCCGCCCTAGAGAAAATTGGGACAAAAAAATGGAATAAGCGCTTAAAAAAGGCGATCGCCAAACTCGAACACCTCTTTAACTACGATCATCTCTATTTAGGGGGAGGAGAAGCCAAAAAAGTAGACTTGAAACTCCCCAAAAATGTCAGTATTGTTGCTAACATTAATGGACTTTTAGGCGGAATTGCGCTCTGGAAGTCATCTTAA
- a CDS encoding lipopolysaccharide assembly protein LapA domain-containing protein, with protein MIARHLSLSLLLSIWISAIAILSVQNATPISLKFLLFESVQIPIGILLAFSASLGLLAGLLIVPWGNQQDRPSPFTEPKELDDSRWD; from the coding sequence ATGATAGCCCGTCATCTCAGCCTGAGTCTGCTTCTGAGTATTTGGATTAGTGCGATCGCCATTCTCTCCGTTCAGAATGCCACCCCCATATCCCTCAAATTTCTCCTTTTTGAGTCCGTACAGATCCCCATTGGCATTCTCTTGGCCTTCAGCGCATCTTTAGGACTGCTTGCCGGTCTTCTGATTGTGCCCTGGGGGAACCAGCAGGATCGCCCCTCCCCCTTCACTGAACCCAAGGAGCTAGATGACTCAAGGTGGGATTAA
- a CDS encoding Npun_F0813 family protein translates to MFILKRQDVELSKVQHPSAEQPIPILTYQGQTYRLLKVFESHQAEEAKALWRDLIDNKGKVSVLLQEPERHSVWGKIRLDQLGGEGSSSDQALPFLFTQGCFLMAQAVAIDIEDLLGPKQAKSFEKSLTEVFRQWNLPHADSEPTIVQLITVDPLEDGFPTNAWKEVDLSNFLREVHRLGKEYFGNTSFTVGAMEVLEDLPDGDRQPFMKWLQQSGLGKVWQS, encoded by the coding sequence ATGTTTATTCTCAAACGGCAGGATGTTGAACTATCCAAAGTTCAGCACCCCAGCGCAGAACAACCCATCCCCATCCTTACCTATCAGGGACAAACCTATCGCCTGCTCAAAGTATTTGAATCCCATCAAGCAGAAGAAGCGAAAGCCCTGTGGCGGGATTTAATTGACAATAAAGGGAAAGTCTCTGTATTACTCCAAGAACCGGAACGTCATAGTGTTTGGGGTAAAATTCGCCTCGATCAACTCGGTGGAGAAGGCTCAAGTTCCGATCAGGCTCTGCCGTTCCTGTTCACTCAAGGGTGTTTTTTAATGGCCCAAGCCGTGGCGATCGACATTGAAGACCTCTTGGGGCCCAAACAAGCGAAATCCTTTGAAAAAAGCCTGACTGAAGTCTTTCGACAATGGAATTTACCCCATGCTGACTCGGAGCCTACTATTGTACAACTAATCACAGTTGATCCCTTAGAAGATGGCTTCCCCACTAACGCTTGGAAAGAAGTAGATCTGAGTAACTTTTTGCGGGAAGTCCATCGCTTAGGAAAAGAATACTTTGGTAATACCAGTTTTACCGTGGGAGCTATGGAAGTTTTAGAGGATTTGCCAGATGGCGATCGCCAGCCCTTTATGAAGTGGCTGCAACAATCTGGATTAGGCAAAGTCTGGCAAAGCTAA
- the tkt gene encoding transketolase, which translates to MAVATQSVEQLCINSIRFLAIDAVEKAKSGHPGLPMGAAPMAFVLWDQFMRFNPKNPNWVNRDRFVLSAGHGCMLQYALLHLTGYDQVTLESLQQFRQWGSITPGHPENFETEGVEVTTGPLGQGIANGVGLAMAEAHLAAKFNKPDAQLIDHYTYVIMGDGCNMEGVSGEACSLAGHLGLGKLIAFYDDNHISIDGHTDISFTEDVGKRFEAYGWHVQHVADGNTDLEAIAAAIQAAKDVTDKPSLIKVTTTIGYGSPNKANTHGVHGAALGGDEVQATRDHLGWSYPPFEIPSEPLARFRQAIDKGASAEAEWNQTFATYKTKYPQEAAEFERITSGTLPDGWADALPSYTPEDGGMATRKHSYTVLNALAPVLPELIGGSADLAPSNLTLMKVSGDFQKGQYENRNLRFGVREHGMGAICNAIALHKTGLIPYGATFLVFTDYMRAAIRLSALSQAGVIWVMTHDSIALGEDGPTHQPVETVASLRAIPNLLVMRPADGNEVSGAYKVAIENRDRPTLLALTRQNVPNLQGSGIDKVSKGGYILSDCEGTPDLILIGTGSEVSLCVKASEQLSAEGKKVRVVSLPCWKLFDEQDEAYRESVLPKAVTKRLAVEAGTSFGWHRYLGSEGDMVSIDRFGASSPGGTAMEKFGFTVENVVARAKALG; encoded by the coding sequence ATGGCCGTTGCAACCCAATCCGTTGAACAACTCTGTATTAACTCGATCCGCTTTCTAGCCATTGATGCCGTTGAGAAAGCCAAATCGGGTCACCCTGGCTTACCCATGGGAGCTGCTCCCATGGCGTTTGTGCTGTGGGATCAATTCATGCGGTTTAATCCCAAAAATCCGAACTGGGTGAACCGCGATCGCTTTGTCCTCTCCGCCGGTCATGGGTGTATGCTTCAGTATGCCCTGCTACACTTGACGGGCTATGACCAAGTGACCTTAGAAAGCTTACAACAATTCCGTCAATGGGGTTCAATTACTCCCGGACACCCAGAAAACTTTGAAACCGAAGGCGTAGAAGTGACCACTGGCCCCCTAGGACAAGGGATTGCCAATGGGGTCGGTCTGGCCATGGCAGAAGCTCACTTAGCCGCTAAATTCAATAAACCGGACGCTCAACTGATTGACCATTACACTTATGTCATCATGGGTGACGGATGTAACATGGAAGGAGTATCAGGGGAAGCCTGTTCCTTAGCTGGACACTTAGGACTGGGTAAACTGATTGCCTTCTATGACGATAACCACATTTCCATTGATGGTCATACCGATATCTCCTTCACCGAAGATGTAGGCAAACGATTTGAAGCCTATGGTTGGCATGTGCAGCATGTGGCCGATGGCAATACGGATTTAGAGGCGATCGCCGCCGCCATCCAAGCCGCCAAAGACGTAACCGATAAACCCTCCCTGATTAAAGTCACCACCACCATTGGCTACGGTTCCCCCAATAAAGCCAATACCCACGGTGTCCACGGAGCGGCCCTAGGCGGCGATGAAGTACAAGCCACCCGCGACCATCTGGGTTGGTCTTATCCTCCCTTCGAGATTCCCTCTGAGCCTCTCGCTCGCTTCCGTCAAGCCATCGATAAAGGAGCCAGTGCCGAAGCGGAATGGAATCAAACCTTCGCCACCTACAAAACCAAATATCCCCAAGAAGCCGCCGAATTTGAGCGCATTACCTCCGGAACCTTACCGGACGGTTGGGCTGATGCTCTGCCGAGCTACACCCCAGAAGATGGGGGCATGGCCACCCGTAAACACAGCTATACCGTCCTCAATGCCCTGGCTCCTGTCCTGCCCGAATTAATCGGCGGCTCGGCGGACTTAGCTCCCTCCAACTTAACCCTGATGAAAGTCTCTGGAGACTTCCAAAAAGGACAATACGAGAACCGGAACCTACGGTTTGGGGTACGGGAACATGGCATGGGAGCTATCTGTAATGCGATCGCCCTGCACAAAACCGGACTCATTCCCTACGGGGCAACCTTCCTGGTGTTTACCGACTACATGCGGGCTGCCATTCGCCTCTCTGCCCTCTCCCAAGCGGGAGTCATTTGGGTAATGACCCACGACTCCATTGCCCTGGGAGAAGACGGCCCCACCCACCAACCCGTAGAAACCGTAGCTTCTCTACGAGCCATTCCCAACCTGTTGGTCATGCGTCCAGCCGATGGAAATGAAGTATCGGGAGCCTATAAAGTCGCGATCGAAAACCGCGATCGCCCCACCCTATTAGCCCTCACCCGTCAGAATGTCCCCAACCTTCAGGGTAGCGGAATTGACAAAGTAAGCAAGGGTGGATATATTCTATCCGACTGTGAAGGAACTCCCGACCTAATACTCATCGGTACAGGCAGTGAAGTTTCCCTCTGCGTAAAAGCATCGGAACAACTGAGCGCTGAAGGTAAAAAAGTGCGCGTCGTTTCCCTGCCCTGCTGGAAACTCTTTGATGAGCAAGACGAAGCCTATCGCGAATCCGTATTACCCAAAGCCGTCACCAAACGCTTGGCCGTCGAAGCCGGAACGAGCTTTGGTTGGCATCGCTATCTGGGTTCAGAAGGCGATATGGTGAGCATTGACCGCTTTGGTGCTTCCTCTCCCGGTGGTACAGCCATGGAAAAATTTGGCTTTACCGTGGAGAATGTGGTCGCTCGTGCCAAGGCCCTCGGATAG
- the fabF gene encoding beta-ketoacyl-ACP synthase II — protein MTNLEPKRVVVTGLGAITSIGNTLKDYWDALLQGKSGIGRITHFDPSNHVCQIAGEVKNFDPHEYLDRKEAKRMDRFAQFAVSASQQTLKDAHFEITDLNAHQVGVIIGTGVGGIKVLEDQQETYLTKGAKKCSPFMIPMMIANMAAGLTAIHTGAKGPNSCTVTACAAGSHAIGDAFRLIQQGYAQAMICGGSEAAVTPLSVAGFSSARALSTRNDEPSRASRPFDRDRDGFVMGEGAGILLLEELEHALRRNARIYAEMVGYGMTCDAYHMTAPVPGGEGAARAISLALKDGGITPDRVSYINAHGTSTTANDSTETQAVKTALGEAAHQIAMSSTKSMTGHLLGGSGGIEAVATVKAIAEDHVPPTINLENPDLENGCDLDYVANHSRKMPVEVALSNSFGFGGHNVTLVFRKYRS, from the coding sequence ATGACAAATTTGGAACCAAAACGAGTAGTTGTCACCGGACTCGGAGCAATTACTTCCATAGGAAATACTCTAAAAGACTATTGGGATGCCTTACTACAGGGCAAAAGTGGTATTGGCCGGATTACTCATTTTGACCCCTCTAACCATGTCTGTCAGATTGCTGGGGAAGTAAAGAATTTTGATCCCCACGAGTATTTGGATCGCAAAGAGGCCAAACGAATGGATCGCTTTGCCCAATTTGCTGTATCTGCCAGTCAGCAAACCCTGAAAGATGCTCACTTTGAGATTACGGATTTGAATGCCCATCAAGTCGGTGTCATTATTGGGACAGGAGTAGGTGGAATAAAAGTCCTCGAAGATCAACAAGAAACTTACTTAACCAAAGGGGCAAAAAAGTGTAGTCCCTTCATGATTCCCATGATGATTGCCAATATGGCCGCTGGGCTAACCGCGATTCATACGGGAGCAAAAGGGCCCAATTCTTGCACGGTAACGGCCTGTGCAGCCGGTTCCCATGCCATTGGCGATGCCTTTAGACTGATCCAACAAGGCTATGCCCAGGCCATGATTTGTGGCGGTTCAGAAGCAGCCGTTACCCCTTTATCCGTCGCCGGATTTTCTAGTGCTAGAGCCTTATCCACTCGTAATGATGAGCCAAGTCGGGCTTCTCGTCCATTCGATCGAGACCGAGATGGGTTTGTCATGGGAGAAGGAGCCGGAATTCTTTTACTTGAAGAATTGGAACATGCTCTTAGGCGCAATGCCAGAATTTATGCAGAAATGGTCGGTTATGGAATGACCTGTGATGCTTATCATATGACGGCTCCGGTTCCAGGAGGAGAAGGAGCAGCCAGGGCCATTTCCCTCGCCTTAAAAGATGGTGGAATTACTCCCGATCGAGTCAGTTATATCAATGCCCATGGAACCAGTACCACAGCTAATGATTCCACGGAAACCCAAGCGGTGAAAACTGCATTAGGGGAAGCGGCTCATCAAATTGCGATGAGTTCAACTAAATCTATGACGGGACACTTATTGGGCGGTTCAGGGGGAATAGAAGCGGTAGCCACAGTGAAGGCGATCGCCGAAGATCATGTCCCCCCCACCATTAATTTAGAAAACCCTGACCTAGAAAATGGGTGTGACCTGGACTATGTAGCCAACCATTCCCGGAAAATGCCCGTAGAGGTGGCCCTATCCAACTCCTTTGGTTTTGGGGGGCATAACGTAACCCTGGTGTTCCGTAAATATCGTTCCTAA
- the acpP gene encoding acyl carrier protein, whose translation MSDSTFEKVKKIVAEQLGVDAETIKPESSFAEDLGADSLDTVELVMALEEEFDTEIPDEAAEKIATVQAAVDYIEKQGTPA comes from the coding sequence ATGTCAGATTCAACGTTCGAGAAAGTTAAAAAAATTGTTGCCGAGCAGCTTGGAGTAGACGCGGAGACGATCAAACCCGAATCCAGCTTTGCTGAAGACTTAGGGGCTGACTCCCTAGATACGGTAGAGCTAGTCATGGCTCTAGAGGAAGAGTTTGATACTGAAATTCCCGATGAAGCTGCCGAAAAAATTGCTACAGTCCAAGCGGCTGTAGACTACATCGAAAAACAAGGAACTCCCGCCTAA